One region of Chloroflexota bacterium genomic DNA includes:
- a CDS encoding 4Fe-4S ferredoxin, whose protein sequence is MDENVYRKLAQRLDTIPNGFSPTESGVELRLLAKIFTPEEAALAAVMRLTYEPAADIAARAGVDPHVARRVLKGMARKKLIRATKDQGHLSFALMPFVIGFYETQLPRMDEELAELFEQYYQETRGGSIIQADPPLHRVIPVGEAISFDLEIFPYEQATRMLEAAKSWGVAECICRVQQRLIGKGCDRPTENCLVFAPIEGAFDHSQMPRPITKEEALRILQEAAEAGLIHSTANHREGHFYICNCCTCCCGIMRGVAEFGIPTAVAHSAFHAVVDDEICAGCGDCVERCQFGALSVPEGICVVDYARCVGCGQCTLVCPTGTLHLERRPESEIPPLPTNIQEWMVRRAQNRGISLSDIL, encoded by the coding sequence ATGGATGAGAACGTGTACCGTAAGCTGGCTCAAAGATTGGACACCATTCCCAACGGCTTCTCTCCCACCGAGAGCGGCGTAGAGCTCCGGCTGCTGGCCAAGATCTTCACCCCGGAGGAAGCAGCCCTGGCGGCCGTGATGCGCCTGACCTACGAGCCGGCCGCCGACATCGCCGCCCGGGCGGGGGTGGATCCCCATGTAGCCCGCCGTGTGCTCAAAGGGATGGCTCGCAAAAAGCTGATCCGTGCCACAAAAGACCAGGGCCATCTCTCCTTCGCGCTGATGCCCTTCGTGATCGGCTTCTACGAGACGCAACTGCCCCGCATGGATGAGGAGCTGGCCGAGCTCTTCGAGCAGTACTATCAGGAGACCCGAGGCGGCAGCATCATCCAGGCCGATCCTCCCCTCCACCGCGTGATCCCGGTCGGCGAGGCGATCTCCTTCGATCTGGAGATCTTTCCCTATGAGCAGGCCACCCGGATGTTGGAGGCGGCCAAATCATGGGGCGTGGCCGAATGCATCTGCCGCGTCCAGCAGCGGCTCATCGGCAAGGGCTGCGACCGCCCCACCGAAAACTGCCTGGTCTTCGCGCCGATCGAGGGCGCCTTCGATCACAGCCAGATGCCCCGCCCCATCACGAAGGAAGAGGCGTTACGGATCCTGCAGGAGGCCGCGGAGGCGGGGTTGATCCACTCCACCGCCAACCATCGGGAGGGGCACTTCTACATCTGCAACTGCTGCACCTGCTGTTGTGGGATCATGCGAGGCGTGGCCGAGTTCGGCATCCCCACGGCCGTCGCCCACTCCGCCTTCCACGCGGTCGTGGACGACGAAATATGCGCGGGATGCGGCGACTGCGTCGAGCGCTGTCAGTTCGGGGCGCTCTCCGTCCCCGAGGGGATATGTGTCGTGGACTACGCCCGCTGCGTGGGCTGCGGCCAGTGCACCCTCGTCTGCCCTACCGGCACGCTTCATCTGGAACGTCGACCCGAGAGTGAGATCCCGCCGCTCCCGACGAACATCCAGGAGTGGATGGTTCGACGAGCCCAAAACCGCGGCATCTCCCTGTCCGACATCCTGTAA
- a CDS encoding N-acetylmuramoyl-L-alanine amidase, producing the protein MRKAALQRLERIALITLLLALGGSLLLAWARSTRQEPVSQAAGPELALQPIPGLEGRRVGLVAGHSGYDSGAVCPDGLREVDVNYAVAVRVAEYLRQIDVQVDVLTEFDKRLDGYRADAFLSIHADSCIDASGFKIARSESSPIPEVEDRLVECLYQAYSVTTGLPRHDGSITHDMTKYHAFRVISPETPAAIIEMGFLGGDRQMLVGERDRVAYGLAEGIVCFLAGL; encoded by the coding sequence GTGCGCAAAGCGGCACTGCAGCGGTTGGAGCGGATCGCCTTGATCACCCTCCTGTTGGCTTTGGGGGGCAGCCTGCTGCTGGCCTGGGCGCGGAGCACCCGGCAGGAGCCCGTATCGCAGGCGGCTGGACCGGAGCTGGCCCTTCAGCCCATCCCCGGACTGGAGGGGCGTCGGGTGGGCCTGGTCGCCGGACATAGCGGATACGACTCGGGTGCCGTGTGCCCGGATGGCTTGCGAGAGGTGGATGTCAATTACGCCGTCGCTGTGCGGGTGGCCGAATATCTGCGGCAGATCGACGTGCAGGTGGACGTGCTGACGGAGTTCGATAAGCGGCTGGATGGTTATCGGGCGGATGCCTTCCTTTCCATCCACGCCGATTCCTGCATCGACGCCAGCGGGTTCAAGATCGCCCGGTCAGAGTCCAGCCCGATCCCCGAGGTCGAGGATCGCCTGGTGGAGTGCCTGTATCAGGCGTATAGCGTGACGACCGGGTTGCCGCGTCACGATGGTAGCATCACGCACGATATGACCAAATACCACGCCTTCCGGGTCATCAGCCCGGAGACGCCCGCGGCCATCATCGAGATGGGCTTCCTGGGCGGGGATCGCCAGATGCTGGTGGGGGAGCGGGACCGGGTGGCTTACGGACTGGCGGAAGGGATCGTCTGCTTCCTGGCCGGCCTCTAG
- a CDS encoding spermine synthase → MRIHGRYLNILVFTAGAATLSVELTASRLLEPWFGNSLIVWASLIGLILLYLAIGYTLGGHLADRYPAPSVLCRLVGWAGFLIGVIPLAARPVLAAAARGFSGVGFNVALLGGSLAGILVLFAAPVILLGCVPPFAVRLTTSSVHASGRAAGRIYALSTAGSIIGAFLPALVLIPQMGTRLTFSAIGATLLALALYGLWAHTRRAQALLLHTGLLALVLIAAWWMWTMPIKPTPGLVFEAETPYNYIQVVRQGPETWLLLNEGEGLHSVYDPNAFLSEGIWDYFLVVPFFNPPPYTAEQVDSLCLIGLAGGTIARLYTQAFGPIPIDGVELDPAIIEVGRRYFAMTEPNLHAIAQDGRVFLRTTSHRYDVIVVDAYRPPYIPFHLTTVEFFQLARERLTEEGVLAVNVGRTHDDYRLVDAVAATVGQVFPSVYIIDEPDPGYGLGNSLVVGTVRPTQLANLRTNAAGLTHPMLVEMMRRALPRARVAQPPPDTPIFTDDRAPVEQIVHSIILRYLLTPGGHTQ, encoded by the coding sequence GTGCGCATTCACGGTCGATACCTGAATATCCTGGTCTTCACCGCCGGCGCGGCAACCCTCAGCGTCGAGCTAACAGCCTCCCGCCTGCTGGAGCCGTGGTTTGGGAACTCCCTCATCGTGTGGGCCAGCCTGATCGGGCTGATCCTGCTCTACCTCGCCATCGGGTACACGCTGGGGGGACACCTGGCCGATCGCTATCCGGCGCCCTCGGTGCTCTGTCGCCTCGTCGGCTGGGCTGGCTTCCTGATCGGGGTGATCCCGCTGGCCGCGCGCCCGGTGCTCGCCGCAGCCGCCCGGGGCTTCAGCGGCGTCGGCTTCAACGTGGCGCTCCTGGGCGGCTCCCTGGCGGGGATCCTGGTCCTCTTCGCCGCCCCCGTCATCCTCCTGGGGTGTGTCCCTCCCTTCGCCGTGCGGCTGACGACGTCCAGCGTACACGCCAGCGGCCGGGCGGCCGGGCGGATCTACGCCCTTTCCACAGCCGGCAGCATCATCGGCGCCTTCCTGCCCGCGCTGGTGCTCATCCCCCAGATGGGCACCCGACTGACCTTCAGCGCAATCGGGGCGACACTGCTGGCCCTCGCCCTGTACGGCCTGTGGGCCCACACCCGACGCGCCCAGGCGCTGCTCCTCCACACCGGCCTGCTGGCCCTCGTGCTCATCGCGGCCTGGTGGATGTGGACCATGCCCATCAAGCCCACGCCCGGCCTGGTCTTTGAAGCGGAGACCCCCTACAATTACATCCAGGTCGTGCGCCAGGGACCGGAGACCTGGCTGCTCCTGAACGAGGGGGAGGGACTGCATTCCGTATACGATCCGAACGCCTTCCTGAGCGAGGGGATATGGGACTATTTCCTGGTCGTCCCCTTCTTCAACCCGCCCCCCTACACCGCCGAGCAGGTGGACAGCCTGTGCCTGATCGGCCTGGCCGGCGGCACCATCGCCCGACTGTACACCCAGGCGTTCGGCCCCATCCCCATCGACGGCGTTGAGCTGGACCCGGCGATCATCGAGGTTGGGCGGCGATATTTTGCCATGACGGAGCCGAATTTGCACGCCATCGCCCAGGACGGCCGCGTGTTCCTGCGAACGACCTCGCATCGGTATGATGTGATCGTCGTGGACGCCTACCGGCCGCCCTATATCCCGTTCCATCTGACCACGGTGGAGTTCTTCCAGCTCGCGCGGGAGCGCCTCACCGAGGAGGGCGTGCTCGCCGTCAACGTGGGGCGCACGCACGACGATTACCGGCTGGTGGATGCGGTGGCCGCGACGGTCGGCCAGGTCTTCCCCTCCGTCTATATCATCGATGAGCCGGACCCCGGCTACGGGCTGGGGAACAGCCTGGTCGTGGGGACGGTGCGCCCCACCCAACTGGCGAACCTGCGGACCAACGCGGCCGGGCTGACCCACCCCATGCTGGTGGAGATGATGCGACGAGCGCTGCCGAGGGCTCGCGTCGCGCAGCCGCCGCCGGACACGCCGATTTTCACGGACGACCGAGCCCCGGTCGAACAGATCGTGCACAGCATCATCCTGCGCTACCTGCTCACCCCAGGTGGCCACACCCAGTGA
- a CDS encoding M20/M25/M40 family metallo-hydrolase codes for MRRRAAFTLWVVSLALVLTLGLLLVTWDVTAAQSADPTVERIVQRVTADRLMAHLRRLTGVEPVLIDGRVYTITTRYTGTEGMFKAAAYLAAQYRAQGWAVRYHTYTYGGKPLINVEATLTGTVDPGGIYILSSHFDDMPKPPDLAPGADDDGSGTAATLVAAEVLSDVAPAYTIRLVNFSGEEQGLRGSAAYAADARARGERILGVIQLDMIGWEGDDEPALDLHAGFRPSAIALAETFSQTIAAYHLDLEPEIVRAGAASASDHSSFWNEGYSASILAIEDYYPRERDFNPYYHTPQDTVDAIDQAYFTDFVRAAVGTIARLAQVRRPPPPVTLRLYLPVFSRSPAGP; via the coding sequence ATGCGTAGACGGGCGGCCTTTACGCTGTGGGTGGTGAGCCTGGCGCTGGTTCTGACGCTGGGGTTGCTGCTCGTCACCTGGGATGTGACGGCGGCGCAATCGGCCGATCCGACGGTCGAGCGGATCGTGCAGCGGGTGACGGCGGATCGGCTCATGGCCCACCTGCGTCGGCTGACGGGGGTGGAGCCCGTCCTCATCGATGGCCGCGTGTACACGATCACGACCCGGTACACCGGCACGGAGGGCATGTTCAAAGCGGCCGCGTACCTGGCTGCCCAGTATCGAGCGCAGGGATGGGCGGTCCGGTATCACACGTATACCTATGGGGGCAAGCCGTTGATCAACGTGGAGGCGACGTTGACGGGGACGGTGGATCCGGGGGGGATCTATATCCTCTCCAGCCACTTTGATGACATGCCGAAACCGCCCGATCTGGCGCCGGGGGCGGACGATGACGGAAGCGGGACGGCGGCGACGTTGGTGGCCGCCGAGGTACTCAGCGACGTTGCGCCGGCCTACACCATTCGCCTGGTGAATTTCTCCGGCGAGGAGCAGGGGTTGCGGGGCAGCGCGGCCTACGCGGCCGATGCTCGCGCTCGCGGCGAGCGCATCCTGGGCGTCATTCAGCTGGACATGATCGGCTGGGAGGGGGATGACGAGCCTGCGTTGGATCTGCATGCCGGCTTTCGGCCGTCGGCCATCGCGCTGGCCGAGACCTTCAGCCAGACCATCGCCGCCTATCACCTGGACCTGGAGCCGGAGATCGTCCGGGCGGGGGCGGCCTCTGCCAGCGACCACAGCTCCTTTTGGAACGAGGGTTACTCCGCCTCGATCCTGGCCATTGAGGACTACTATCCCCGGGAGCGTGACTTCAACCCGTACTATCACACTCCCCAGGACACGGTGGACGCGATCGATCAGGCGTATTTCACGGATTTCGTCCGCGCGGCGGTGGGGACCATCGCCCGGCTGGCTCAGGTGCGGAGGCCTCCGCCGCCCGTCACGCTTCGCCTGTACCTGCCGGTGTTCAGCCGCTCTCCTGCCGGCCCGTGA
- a CDS encoding type II toxin-antitoxin system VapC family toxin has product MIYAHRVETTLTDDLYELLISLASQSGREVDDLVRDAIVQAYGTDVARVRRLAALRQLLSLDLDHVPDPLQAPETNSTQAEKAETTFPTGIAFVDADVCIHATIPHSPARDACAWIMTEIAHKRLSAAIDVEVLRELADGLRHAGETDKGYHMTTALQQILPIIYPVDDQDLQLAAELCRMSETMGIRFSGCVHLAVMQHNGLNTILSLNPSYDELPDIVRVDPLALHQRYVTGRQESG; this is encoded by the coding sequence GTGATCTACGCACATCGAGTGGAAACCACCCTTACGGACGATCTATACGAACTTTTGATCAGCTTGGCGAGCCAAAGCGGCCGCGAGGTGGACGACCTCGTTCGAGACGCCATCGTGCAGGCATATGGCACAGACGTGGCACGCGTGCGCCGCCTGGCCGCCCTGCGACAGCTCCTCTCGCTGGACCTGGACCACGTGCCAGATCCCTTGCAAGCGCCCGAGACAAATTCCACCCAGGCGGAGAAAGCCGAGACTACATTCCCCACCGGGATCGCCTTTGTGGATGCGGACGTGTGCATCCACGCGACGATCCCACACAGCCCCGCTCGGGACGCGTGTGCGTGGATCATGACCGAGATCGCCCACAAGCGCCTGAGCGCGGCCATCGACGTCGAGGTCCTGCGCGAGCTCGCCGACGGCCTCCGCCACGCCGGCGAGACGGACAAGGGCTATCACATGACCACCGCACTGCAGCAGATCCTTCCCATCATCTACCCGGTAGATGACCAAGACCTCCAGCTGGCCGCCGAGCTGTGCCGGATGAGCGAGACGATGGGGATACGTTTCAGCGGCTGCGTGCATCTGGCGGTCATGCAGCACAACGGGTTGAACACGATCCTCTCCCTAAATCCCTCCTATGACGAACTGCCCGACATCGTTCGCGTGGACCCGCTCGCCCTTCACCAACGATATGTCACGGGCCGGCAGGAGAGCGGCTGA
- a CDS encoding DEAD/DEAH box helicase: protein MDLQQFLREITRAREYRGQLVHLRRIPARKARYGQLSAPLHPDVQERLSALGITRFYVHQSQAINAIRQGRHVIIATSTASGKTICFNVPVLDAIAGDRRVRALYVYPTKALAQDQLRVLRELTGGTLSWVRSGTYDGDTPRAARTRLRKQAHILLTNPDMLHLGILPNHALWAPFFRNLRYVVLDEAHHYRGVFGSQVACVLRRLRRICEHYGASPQFIASSATIANPAEHIARLTGVEAQVIEDDGSPHGPRLIALWNPPFLDRARTARRSPNTEAAYLLEALLRFGVRTIVFARARVVAELILRYVRRALEQTAPDLVSRVKVYRAGYLPEERRRLERELFSGEMLGVVATTALELGIDIGGLDAAILVGYPGTIASFWQQIGRAGRGDEPSLGMLIGHDNPLDQYFMRHPDDLLGRPHERALIDPDNVYVLQQHLPCAAYEVPLTNRDEELFGPGFVDAMIRLEEQGVLIYRDERWVYGGYRYPAEGVSLRSMGDGRFAILNAADDYRLLEEIEASTAPQRVHPGAIYLHQGESYRVIHYDGAMRQAIVEPVTVDYYTQPREWNDVRIVRSLAHRPMGATTAFLGQVRVTSQVIGYRRLQHFSEAVLGEEPLEMPPQAFDTVALWWDVPEEIAYMVRRRGGDFAGGLHAVEHAAIGILPLFAMCDRWDIGGVSTPRHPDTDRAQIFIYDASPGGVGIAEEGFRRLSDLWQATLEAIRDCPCEDGCPSCIQSPKCGSNNQPLDKDAAVWILRSLLEGSG, encoded by the coding sequence ATGGATCTGCAACAGTTTCTCAGGGAGATCACCCGAGCGCGAGAGTACCGCGGGCAGTTGGTGCATCTGCGGCGGATTCCCGCTCGAAAGGCCCGGTATGGGCAACTGTCCGCTCCTTTGCACCCGGATGTGCAGGAGCGGCTGAGTGCCCTCGGGATCACGCGCTTTTACGTGCATCAGTCCCAGGCGATCAACGCGATCCGGCAGGGACGCCATGTGATCATCGCCACCTCGACCGCATCCGGCAAGACGATCTGTTTTAACGTCCCCGTGTTGGACGCGATCGCCGGGGACCGCCGCGTGCGGGCCCTGTACGTGTATCCCACCAAGGCGTTGGCGCAGGATCAGCTGCGCGTCCTGCGAGAGCTGACGGGGGGCACGCTCTCCTGGGTGCGAAGCGGCACCTACGACGGGGACACTCCGCGGGCGGCGCGCACGCGGCTGCGCAAGCAGGCGCATATCCTCCTGACCAACCCGGACATGCTGCATCTGGGAATCCTGCCCAATCACGCGCTGTGGGCCCCCTTCTTTCGCAACCTGCGCTATGTCGTGCTCGACGAGGCCCATCACTATCGCGGCGTGTTTGGGTCTCAGGTCGCCTGCGTTCTGCGTCGGCTTCGGCGGATCTGCGAGCACTATGGGGCGTCCCCTCAGTTCATCGCATCCTCGGCCACCATCGCCAACCCGGCCGAGCACATCGCCCGGCTCACGGGCGTGGAGGCCCAAGTGATCGAGGATGACGGCTCGCCCCACGGCCCACGCCTCATCGCCCTGTGGAATCCGCCCTTTCTGGATCGGGCCCGCACCGCACGTCGATCGCCCAATACGGAGGCGGCCTATTTGCTGGAAGCGTTGCTGCGGTTTGGGGTGCGCACCATCGTGTTCGCCCGGGCCCGCGTCGTCGCCGAGCTGATCTTGCGCTACGTTCGCCGCGCGCTGGAGCAGACGGCCCCCGATCTGGTATCCCGCGTGAAGGTCTATCGAGCCGGCTATCTTCCGGAGGAGCGGAGGCGTCTTGAGCGGGAGCTGTTCTCCGGGGAGATGCTGGGGGTGGTGGCCACCACGGCGCTGGAGCTGGGGATCGATATCGGGGGGCTGGATGCCGCGATCCTGGTGGGCTATCCGGGCACCATCGCCTCCTTCTGGCAGCAGATCGGGCGGGCGGGCCGGGGCGATGAGCCATCCCTGGGGATGTTGATCGGGCATGATAACCCGCTGGACCAGTACTTCATGCGGCATCCCGACGACCTGCTCGGCCGTCCCCATGAGCGGGCCCTGATCGATCCCGACAACGTATATGTGTTGCAGCAGCATCTGCCGTGTGCGGCATATGAGGTCCCGCTGACCAATCGGGACGAGGAACTCTTCGGCCCGGGCTTCGTGGATGCGATGATCCGCCTGGAGGAACAGGGGGTCCTGATCTATCGAGATGAGCGATGGGTGTATGGTGGGTACCGATACCCCGCGGAGGGGGTAAGCCTGCGATCCATGGGGGATGGGCGATTCGCCATCCTGAACGCGGCCGATGATTATCGCCTGCTGGAGGAGATCGAGGCCAGCACGGCGCCGCAGCGGGTGCATCCCGGCGCCATCTACCTGCATCAGGGCGAATCGTATCGGGTGATCCATTACGATGGGGCGATGCGTCAGGCCATCGTCGAGCCCGTGACGGTCGATTATTACACCCAACCGCGAGAGTGGAATGACGTGCGGATCGTGCGCTCCCTGGCCCATCGTCCCATGGGGGCGACTACGGCGTTTCTGGGACAGGTGCGGGTGACCTCTCAGGTGATCGGGTATCGGCGGTTGCAGCACTTCTCCGAGGCGGTGTTGGGCGAGGAGCCGTTGGAGATGCCGCCTCAGGCGTTCGATACGGTGGCGCTGTGGTGGGATGTGCCGGAGGAGATCGCCTACATGGTGCGGAGGCGAGGCGGGGATTTCGCTGGGGGATTGCACGCGGTGGAGCACGCCGCCATCGGCATCCTGCCCCTGTTCGCCATGTGCGATCGATGGGACATCGGCGGGGTGAGCACGCCGCGCCACCCGGACACCGATCGCGCGCAGATCTTCATCTATGATGCCTCCCCGGGGGGTGTCGGCATCGCGGAGGAGGGGTTCCGTCGTCTGTCGGACCTATGGCAGGCGACGCTGGAGGCGATTCGTGATTGTCCCTGCGAGGATGGGTGCCCTTCGTGCATCCAGAGCCCCAAATGTGGTAGCAACAATCAGCCGTTGGACAAGGATGCGGCTGTCTGGATTCTGCGCTCCCTGTTGGAGGGATCAGGATAG
- a CDS encoding alpha/beta fold hydrolase produces the protein MARWPEGDVWDRVGIGAAVTLGGLLAGAWFASGRLVCRRNPDPPVDPSAYGLEAEEVRFPSRDGLLLGGYWIPARRRKGTVVLLPGQGGSLDPDLIYAPALVHRGYDVLLFDFRGHGRSQGDYVSWGYYEYLDLLGALDFLQQRGIHQVGVWGFSMGAAVAIRSAADAEAIAAIVSDGSYADLQGALYGWAAARGLQGRAIEWFARLILKMAGWRLGCQLENASPVRWVGHVSPRPILFIQGERDPFVPMRDFLRLWHAAQEPKERWIVPGAGHREADKLYPAAYRQRVLDFFDRHLAGRRGRRR, from the coding sequence ATGGCGAGATGGCCTGAGGGGGATGTCTGGGACCGGGTAGGTATCGGCGCTGCGGTTACGTTGGGCGGGCTCCTGGCGGGAGCCTGGTTTGCCAGCGGAAGGCTCGTTTGCCGCAGGAACCCGGATCCGCCTGTGGACCCCAGCGCGTATGGCCTGGAGGCCGAGGAGGTTCGCTTCCCCAGTCGGGATGGCCTGCTTCTGGGGGGATACTGGATCCCCGCGCGTCGCCGGAAGGGGACGGTGGTGCTCCTGCCCGGCCAGGGGGGGAGCCTGGATCCGGATCTCATCTATGCCCCTGCGCTCGTGCATCGCGGCTATGACGTGTTGCTCTTCGACTTCCGGGGACACGGCCGCAGTCAGGGGGATTACGTCTCCTGGGGGTACTACGAGTATCTGGACCTCTTGGGGGCGCTGGACTTCCTCCAGCAGCGGGGGATTCATCAGGTTGGGGTGTGGGGATTCTCCATGGGGGCGGCCGTCGCCATTCGCTCCGCTGCGGACGCGGAGGCTATCGCTGCCATCGTCAGCGATGGCAGCTACGCGGATCTGCAGGGGGCGCTCTACGGGTGGGCCGCGGCGCGGGGCCTCCAGGGGAGGGCGATCGAGTGGTTCGCCCGGCTGATCCTGAAGATGGCCGGGTGGCGCCTGGGGTGCCAGCTGGAGAACGCCTCTCCCGTGCGCTGGGTGGGGCATGTGTCCCCGCGGCCGATCCTGTTCATCCAGGGGGAGCGGGATCCCTTCGTGCCGATGCGGGATTTCCTGCGGCTGTGGCACGCGGCACAGGAGCCGAAGGAGCGATGGATCGTGCCCGGGGCCGGGCATCGGGAGGCGGATAAGCTGTACCCGGCCGCCTATCGCCAGCGCGTACTGGACTTCTTCGATCGCCATCTAGCGGGGCGACGCGGCCGAAGGCGGTGA
- a CDS encoding DedA family protein, producing MALESANIPIPSEVTMPLAGWMLVQARGGTAWQAFWQGGFYGALGCTIGSVLSYLLGAWGGRPLLERYGKYILVHERDLEQADRWFARWGDWAAFLSRLLPIVRTFISFPAGIVKMRFTTFTLYTFIGSWIWCGALAWGGYLFGSQWEELRAIMRPFDIPIAIAILAGLVWYVRRHLRREPTPQPALAADTGEE from the coding sequence ATGGCGCTGGAGAGCGCCAACATCCCCATCCCCAGCGAGGTCACGATGCCGCTGGCCGGATGGATGCTGGTTCAGGCCCGCGGCGGCACGGCATGGCAGGCATTCTGGCAGGGCGGATTCTACGGCGCGTTGGGATGCACCATCGGCTCGGTGCTCTCCTACCTGTTGGGCGCATGGGGCGGACGCCCGCTATTGGAGCGATACGGGAAGTACATCCTCGTCCATGAACGGGATCTGGAGCAGGCGGACCGATGGTTTGCCCGGTGGGGGGACTGGGCGGCATTCCTCTCCCGCCTGTTGCCCATCGTCCGCACTTTTATCTCATTCCCCGCCGGCATCGTGAAGATGCGATTCACCACCTTCACCCTTTACACGTTCATCGGCTCCTGGATCTGGTGCGGAGCCCTGGCCTGGGGTGGGTACCTCTTCGGCTCCCAATGGGAGGAGCTGCGGGCCATCATGCGGCCGTTCGACATCCCCATCGCCATCGCCATCCTGGCCGGCCTGGTGTGGTACGTCCGACGACATCTGCGGCGGGAGCCCACCCCGCAGCCCGCGCTGGCGGCCGACACGGGCGAAGAATAA
- a CDS encoding EamA family transporter, whose translation MNPFAAALVLSSTFLHAGWNLLARRQRAEALFFHRLLLAVVAIGLIPAAISEWHARSLPPAAWLYALGSGVFCGLYFLFLAKGYAASDFTVVYPVARALPVLLVGLGDVLRGRYPTAMGWSGMTLVALGCLLAPQRSFRDLSPRRYLNRASVWILLTALSTVGYTLLDKMASEVVRQGPGTAARYGYVFYLFTYIFYVLFLHLARGPSAPPDAQPDIGWRLPLIGGLFNFSAYWLVLWAYQLSERASYIVAFRQFSIVIGVILAFILYQEEGRRVRITATLLITAGLVVIGVWGR comes from the coding sequence CACGCAGGTTGGAACCTGCTCGCGCGTCGACAGCGGGCTGAGGCGTTGTTCTTCCATCGATTGCTGCTCGCCGTCGTCGCGATCGGCCTGATCCCCGCCGCCATCAGCGAGTGGCACGCCCGCTCGCTCCCCCCGGCCGCATGGCTCTACGCGCTGGGCTCCGGCGTCTTCTGCGGCCTCTACTTCCTGTTTCTGGCCAAGGGATACGCGGCTTCCGACTTCACGGTCGTCTACCCGGTCGCCCGGGCGCTGCCGGTGCTCCTGGTTGGCCTGGGCGACGTGCTGCGCGGCCGCTACCCGACCGCCATGGGGTGGTCGGGGATGACCCTGGTCGCCCTGGGCTGCCTGCTCGCCCCCCAACGCTCATTCCGAGATCTGTCCCCGCGGCGATATCTGAACCGGGCCAGCGTGTGGATCCTGCTGACGGCGCTCAGCACGGTGGGATACACGCTGCTGGACAAGATGGCGTCGGAGGTCGTGAGGCAGGGGCCGGGCACGGCCGCCCGCTACGGATACGTCTTCTATCTCTTCACGTACATCTTCTACGTCCTCTTCCTGCACCTCGCCCGGGGGCCAAGCGCCCCACCAGACGCCCAACCGGACATCGGATGGCGTCTCCCGCTGATCGGGGGCCTCTTCAACTTCAGCGCCTACTGGCTGGTGCTCTGGGCCTATCAGCTCAGCGAGCGCGCCAGCTACATCGTCGCCTTCCGCCAGTTCAGCATCGTCATCGGCGTCATCCTGGCGTTCATCCTCTATCAGGAGGAGGGACGACGAGTCCGCATCACGGCAACGCTGCTGATCACGGCCGGGCTGGTGGTCATCGGGGTGTGGGGGCGCTGA